The nucleotide sequence AGCTTGAAGCCTTCGTAAAACTGTCAAACAGGGAGTAAGCATGGATATCCTACAAACACTTGCAGCAAGCACTGCCCAACGGTACCAGGACAAGAAAACCGTGAATATTGAAACCCGTGCGTTCTCTTGCATACTGGAAGGCCATCCATTCAAACACGCTTTGAAGAGTGACCACCTTGCGGTAATTGCTGAAGTGAAAAAGGCATCCCCCTCAAAAGGCGTCATAGCCTCTTCCTTTGACCCCACTGCCATTGCAAAAGAGTATGAGAAGGGAGGAGCCTCCGCCATAAGCGTACTCACAGAACCTACTCGTTTCCTCGGTGATGATTCATATCTGGCCTCCATAGCGGAATCTGTCTCACTCCCCCTCCTTCGGAAAGATTTCATCATCACTTCCTACCAGATTCTGGAATCACGGATTCTGGGAGCTTCTGCGATTTTGCTCATCGCCGCCCTGCTTGACCATACTACCTTGTCTTCCTTTCTCTCCCTCACCAGGAGCCTTGGGATGGATGCATTGGTTGAGGTGCATGATGAGACCGAGCTTGAGAGGGCACTGAAGGCAGGAGCTTCCATCATCGGGGTGAATAATCGCAACCTGCATACCTTTGCAGTAAGCCTTGAGACCAGCCTTCGCCTGATCCACTCAATTCCATCCTCGGTAACGGCTGTCAGTGAGAGCGGCATCAGGGGAAGAGAGGATGCGATTCTGCTCAAGCAAGCGGGATTCTCCGCAATATTGGTAGGTGAACAGCTGATGAGAAGAGACGACCGCGTACAGGCCGTACAGGAATTGAAAGTATGACAAAAATCAAACTCTGCGGCATGCAAAAGGAAGCACATATTGATTGGGCCAATGAAGCTGGATGTGATTATATCGGGTTTGTATTTGCCCCAAGCAGGAGACAGATAAGCAGAGAGGTTGCTGCCAATCTACGCAGATATGTAAGTCCTTCACTATTCGTTGTGGGGGTGTTTGTCGATGCATCAGTGGAGCAGATTGCTCATATCGCTGACGAAGGTATTATCGATCTCATCCAGCTGCACGGGAGAGAGGATGAAGCGTACCTCACCACCCTTCGCTCCTTCTGCCCGCTCCCCATCATCAAAGCGGTCTGTTACCCTCATACCACTGCAAGCACATTCAGCTCAGCCGATTATATCTTGCTCGATGGGACAGAAGGAGGGAGTGGCAAGGTGTTTGATTGGAACCAAGCCCACGGATATGACAAACCGCTTTTTCTTGCAGGAGGACTACATGTTGGGAATCTGGAGGAAGCAATCAAAACCGTCGCCCCCTATGCAGTAGACATGAGCAGTGGCTTGGAAGAGAACGGGCAAAAGCAACGACATCTCATGGTACAGGCAACCGCAATCGCGCATGCCTTATAACTCGATTATTCGGCTGTCCTGAATACCTGCCTCATGAAGGTAGCCTCATCCACCGGCTTGCTGAAGAGATACCCCTGATAGTAATCACAACCAATGATCTTGAGGAATTCCAGTTGCTCGGCTGTCTCCACCCCCTCGGCGAGGACCACTGCTCCCATCTCCTTGGCCATGAGCAAGACAGTCCTGTAAATGGTAATGGATTCTGAATCGGGATATCGTGAGATAAATGAACGGTCAATCTTGATCATATCTGCTGGTAACTCAAGCAAGTAAGAGAGAGAGCTGAACCCAGTGCCAAAATCATCAATTGCCAATGAGATTCCGTTTGTGTGCAACCGGTCCATGATTGCATTCGTATTACTGAGACTCTCCACTGCAGTATGCTCGGTCAATTCA is from uncultured Sphaerochaeta sp. and encodes:
- the trpC gene encoding indole-3-glycerol phosphate synthase TrpC yields the protein MDILQTLAASTAQRYQDKKTVNIETRAFSCILEGHPFKHALKSDHLAVIAEVKKASPSKGVIASSFDPTAIAKEYEKGGASAISVLTEPTRFLGDDSYLASIAESVSLPLLRKDFIITSYQILESRILGASAILLIAALLDHTTLSSFLSLTRSLGMDALVEVHDETELERALKAGASIIGVNNRNLHTFAVSLETSLRLIHSIPSSVTAVSESGIRGREDAILLKQAGFSAILVGEQLMRRDDRVQAVQELKV
- a CDS encoding phosphoribosylanthranilate isomerase translates to MTKIKLCGMQKEAHIDWANEAGCDYIGFVFAPSRRQISREVAANLRRYVSPSLFVVGVFVDASVEQIAHIADEGIIDLIQLHGREDEAYLTTLRSFCPLPIIKAVCYPHTTASTFSSADYILLDGTEGGSGKVFDWNQAHGYDKPLFLAGGLHVGNLEEAIKTVAPYAVDMSSGLEENGQKQRHLMVQATAIAHAL